CCGAGCCGAAGCCCACATCCGCCAGCCACGATTCGCCGTCGAGTTCGATGCGCAGCAGCATGTGCGTGAGCGGTGCTTCCGCTTCGAAGGTGCGGCCCCAGCAGACGCGTCCGATCAGTGGCGTGACGTCGAACCCGAGATACTTGAGCGCACTGGCAAACAACGCATTCTGCTCGAAGCAGTAACCGCCGCGTTCGCCGTCGACCAGCTTGGCGACGACCGACGGCAGATCCACATGCACCGCTTCGCCGCGTATCGGATCGATGTTCTCGAAGGGAATCGCGAGCGGATGCAACGAATGCACCGCGCGCAGCACATCGAGCGTGGCTTCGCGGGGGCCGGTATAACCGATGCGCCGAAAATAGCGCGCAGGATCGAAATCTTGGGACATACCGGCCTTCCTCCGTCAGTCGTTCGATTCGCAGAAGCGAATGCGGTTATTGAATGGGTCGGTCACCGTCATCTGCTTGCCCCAGTCGAGTGCTTCGATGCCGGGATTCATATTGGGATAACGCTTGCCAGACAGGTCGCGCTGATAGGCTTCGACACCCCGCATGAAGACGAACGTCGTCGCCCCCGGGCTGGCATCGCCGAAATGGCCGGACAAGTGCAGCGTCATGCCCGCACGGGAGACCTGGCAGTACAGCGGCATACCGTCGGCAAAGCGATGCTCCCAATCAAGCTTGAAGCCGAGGAAGTCGACGTAGAATTCACGCGCCTTCGCTTCGTCGAAGATCCGGTGAATCGGGGCGACGGTGTCGAACACGATGCCGTCACTGACCGCAGCAGCGGCCAGTTTGGCGGCGAGCACGTTCCAGTCCGCAAAGCCGAACTGCGCGGCGACGGATTCCAGTGCCTGTGCGTGGGAGATGTCGATGCCCTCGCGCGCGAGACGTTCGCGCAGGGACTTGGCCATGATTTTGGCGTCGAGATAGGTTCGCATGTTGGCCATCCTTGATAGCGTTCAATGGCGACGCATTCGATCAGTGCTCGCGTTGCTGATGCGCGTCGCCCGGAGAACGGGACGGACATGCGATGCCTGCGATGCTTTCACCGTCCCCGGATCGGGTGCGAGCGGCAGGCAGCATCGGCCGTGCGGCAATTCTAGCAGCAATCGCAGGCCGCCGAAGCGCGCCGCCGTGGCGATGCCGAAATGCGATGGCGGCGCCCGGAATTCCGCATTGGCCTGCCATGCGGCGCGCCGGTATAGTGGCGCTCGTCGGCCGGGCGCATGATCCCCATGCATCGGCCTCAGTCTTCCGGAGTCCTGCGTCCATGATCGACGCCACGCGTATTACGCAAGCGCTGGCCGAGCGCCACATCACCCCCGACCGTCGTCAACGCGACGCCATCGCCGTGCTCGCGAGCCTCTCGTCGCCGGGGGCGCCTCGTGGGACGGCAGCACACGATGGCGTCTATTGCTATGGCCTGCCCGGACGCGGCAAAAGCCTTGTCGTGGACGCCGCCTTCGCCGTCGCCGACGGCGAGAAGCGCCGCGTGCACTTTCACGAATTCCTGCGCGAAATCCACCGTCAGCTCGTGCGCGAGCCGAAGTGCGACGACCGGCTCGCGGCCGTGGCCAATCGCTGGCTGGACGGCGTGGAACTGCTTTGCTTTGACGAATTCCACGTCCACGACATTGCCGACGCCTTCCTCATCGGACGCTTTCTCGACATTGCACTCGCACGCCGCGTGCGGCTGGTGCTGACGTCGAACTACGCCCCCGCCCAGTTGCTGCCCGACCCCGAGTTTCACGAGCGCTTCGAGCCGACCATCGCCGTGATTCTTCAGCGCTTCGCCATCGTGCATTTCGACGGCGCAACCGACTACCGGATGGGCGGCGATGCTGCGTCGATGCCGCGCTGGCTTGCGCCGCTGGCAGCTGCGCATGAGGTCCTGCCTGCGTGTTACGAAGCGCTGGAGGGTAGCCCGGCAAGCGCCCCGTCAAACGTCACGGTGGCCGGTCGCGCCCTGGGGGTGCGCAGCGCAGGTGAGCGCGTGGTGTGGGCCGACTTCGAGGCGCTGTGCGTGGCCCACCGCTCGCATCTGGACTACCTCGGTCTTGCCGAACAGTGGCAGGCGCTGATTGTGGACGAACTGCACGTCGATCAGTTGCGCCGCCCGGACACGCTGCAACGCTTTCTCTGGCTCGTCGACATTTGCTACGACCGGCAGCGAACGCTGCTGGTCGCATCCGACGCGCCGCTCATCCCTGCACTCGATGCGCTAAGCGACTGGCGCGATCTGTCGCGCACGATCAGCCGTCTGGCGGAGATGGGATCGCGGGACTACGAGCGACGCACGCTCACGCCCGATCGCTGAACGTCACACCACGCTGACAATCGCTTCGCGCAGCCAGCGATGCGCCGGGTCGCGATGCACGCGCTCGTGCCAGTACATCGAGATCTCGAAGCCGGGAAGATCGATGGGCGGTGCCATGAGTTGCAGCGCGGGATCGTCGCGCACAAGGCGCTCCGGGGCCATCGCGACGAGATCGGTACTCGCGAGCGCCGCGCGCAGAAACAGAAAGTGCGGCACGGAGAAGACGACTCGTCGCGACAGGCCCATCGCGGCCAGCGCGTCGTCAGTGCTGGCATGAAAGCCGCCACCGTCCTGCGAGACGATGCTGTGATCGAGTTCGCAGAACTGCTTGAGTGTCGGGCGACGCTTGAGCTTCGGATGCCCTCGCCGTCCCACCAGCACATAGCGCTCGGTGAAGAGCGCCTTGCGACGCAAGCCGTCCGGCGCGTTCTCCGTCGTGTGAAAGACGATGTCGATGTTGCCCTGCTCCGCCTGCCGTGACAGCCGCGAAGGGACCAGATCGTAGACCGCCAGCCGCGTCTTCGGCGCGTGTGCCCGCAACTGCTGCATGAGCGGCAGGACAATCGTCGATTCGGTGTAGTCGGTCGCGGTAATGCGCCACGTCAGATCGGCGTTCGCCGGTTCGAACGGTGCCGCCGGGGCCACGGCGCGCGTGAGCGATTCAAGCGCTTCACGCAAAGGTTCGCGCAGCGACTCTGCCCGAGCAGTCGGCCGCATGCCGCGCGGCCCCGGCAGCAGCAGCGGGTCTTCCAGCACTTCGCGCAGCTTCGCGAGATGCACGCTCACCGCTGGCTGGGAGATGTGCAACCGCTCAGCCGCGCGCGTAACGTTGAGCTCGGCCAACAGTACGTCGAGTGTGACGAGCAGATTCAGATCGAGACGTCGCAAATTAACCATGGTTATACCTGCCATATCAGGAATTCATTTCCAATATACCGCGCACCTCTCTAAGCTGCATTCATTCCCATCCCGAATGAAGCGATGGCATCGAATACGCCGCAAGGCCACGGAGTCTGAAAATGAATGTCCTGATCGTCTACGCCCATCCCCAACCGCGCTCGCTCAACGGTGCGCTGCGCGACTTCGCCGTCCAGCATCTGGAGGCGGCCGGTCATCACGTGCAAGTCTCGGATCTGTATGCGATGCAATGGAAGACCACAATCGACGAGCGCGACGCGCCGCAACGCGATCCGGCTGAGCCGTTTCACGCATCGCTCGACTCGAAGCAGGCGTTCCTCGACGGCACGCAGCGCGCCGACATCGCCCGCGAGCAGGAGAAGCTTCGCTGGGCCGATACGGTGATCTTCCAGTTCCCGCTGTGGTGGTTCTCCATGCCCGCGATCATGAAGGGCTGGTTCGACCGCGTATATGCGTACGGCTTCGCCTATGGCGTGGGCGAGCATTCGAACACGCACTGGGGCGACCGCTACGGCGAAGGCTCGCTGTCGGGCAAGCGCGCCATGCTTGTGGTGACGACCGGCGGCTGGGACTCGCATTACAGCGCGCGCGGCATCAACGGGCCGATCGACGACGTTCTGTTCCCGATTCAGCACGGCATGCTGTTCTATCCCGGCTTCGACGTGCTGCCGCCGTTCGTGACGTTCCGCTCGTCGCGGGTGGATGCCGAAGCGTTCGCCACGATCACGCGCGATTTAGGCAAGCCTCTGGACACGCTCGCGACGACGGCGCCGATTCCGTATCGCCGCCAGAACTACGGCGACTACGAGATTCCTGCGCTGACGCTTCGGGACGATATTGCAACGGACAGAACGGGATACGCCGCGCACATCGCTTGAAGGGCGCTTCGCGAGGCACAGGCGCGATCCGATAGTGGTCCGCAAGTACCGGTCGCTTGCCGCTTGGCACTCGATCTGCAAGACTGGCGTCTTTCGTTCCGTTACCGGTGCCGCCTCATGCATCTCTCCACGCTTGCGATATACGCCACCGCCGCGCTGATCGGTGGCCTGATCCCCGGTCCGACGACGCTGCTCGCCCTTGCCAACGGCATTTCGGGCAACTGGCGTGTGGTACTCGTGGGGATGTGCGGTGCAGCACTGTCCGACCTGCTGGTCGTGGCCGCTGTGGGCGCAGGGCTCGGTGCGGTGCTCATGGCGTCGGCGACACTCTTCGCCACCGTCAAGTGGGTCGGCGTGGCGTATCTTGTGTGGCTCGCGATTCAACTCTGGCGCAGCCATCCGCAAGACCTGAGTCAGGTGCGGATCAAGTCCGATCTGAGTGCTGGACGCGTCTTCCTGCGCAGCTTCGGCGTCGGGCTGACCAATCCCAAGATTCTGCTGTTCTTCTCGGCGTTTCTGCCGCAATTCGTGGATACGTCGATGCCGCTCGCGCCGCAGTATGCCGTGCTGGCGGTGGTCTCCGCTGGCGTGGATATTCTGGTGATGACGCTTTACGCGACCGGCGGCGTGCAGGCCGCGCGTCTGATGACGGCACGTGGTCTCAAGCGACTGAACCGTGTGTGCGCCGTCGTCATGTTCTCGCTCGCGGGCGGTCTGGCGTTGTATCGCAAAACCGGCAACTGAGCGCCAAACGTTCAGGTGAAGCGCGACACGCCCCCGCACCGCGCTTCACCTTCCCGCTTTTGGCTCCGCCTCTGGCTCCACCTCTGGCTTCGCCCTCTCTACTTCCCCATCAAACCGTTGCCGGGTCCAGCTTCTCCGGATCGATACCGTACTTGCGGATCGCCTCAGTGACACGCTCGCGCGGCACACGTCCCTCGTCGGCCAGCGCACCGAGCGCCGCCAGCACGATGAAGTGACGATCCACCTCGAAGTACGTGCGCAGCGACTCGCGCGTATCCGAGCAGCCGAAGCCATCCGTGCCGAGCGTAACGAAGCGACGGTCACGCACGAACGGACGAATCTGGTCGCCGACGATCTTCATGTAATCCGTCGCCACCACGACAGGCCCCGTGCGTTGCGCGAGACATTGCTGGACGTACGGCACACGCTGCGTCTGGTCCGGATGCAGCAGATTCCAGCGTTCGACGGCCAACCCCTCACGACGCACTTCCGTCAGGCTCGTCGCACTCCAGAGATCGCTCTGCACGCCGAAGTCGTCGCGCAGCAATTCGCTCGCCGCCATGACCTCCCGCAAGATCGCGCCGCTGCCCATGAGTTGTACGCGCGGGGCATCGGCCTTTGCGTCGCTTTCACGTAGCAAGTACAGCCCCTTGAGAATGCCCGCCTCGGAACCTTCAGGCATGGCCGGGTGCGCGTAGTTCTCGTTGAGCAGCGTGACGTAGTAGTAGACGTCCTGATCGTCGACGTACATGCGCTTCATGCCGTCTTGCAGAATCACGGCCAGCTCAAACTGGAACGTGGGGTCGTACGCGACACAGTTCGGGATGACGGACGCGAGCACGTGGCTGTGACCGTCGTCGTGTTGCAGGCCTTCGCCCATGAGCGTAGTGCGACCGGACGTCGCTCCGAGCATGAAGCCACGTGTGCGTGCGTCGCCAGCGGCCCAGGCGAGGTCGCCCACGCGTTGCAGGCCGAACATCGAATAGAAGATATAGAACGGGATCGTGGCGAAGTCGTGCGTGCTGTACGACGTGCCCGCCGCGATCCACGACGCCATCGCCCCCGACTCGTTGATGCCTTCTTGCAGAATCTGACCGTCGAGCGCTTCCTTGTAGTAGCTGAGCTGTCCGGCGTCCTGCGGTGTGTAGCGCTGTCCCTGGAACGAGTGAATACCGATCTGGCGGAACAGCGGCTCCATGCCGAACGTGCGCGATTCGTCGGGCACGATAGGAATCACGCGCTTGCCGATCTCCTTGTCTTTGAGCAACGTCGTGAGAATGCGCACGAACGCCATCGTCGTCGACATCTCGCGTTCGCCCGAATCCTTGAGTTGTGCGGCGAAAGTGCTTAGCGGCGGGATCGCAAGCGGCGCACGCAGTCCGAAGCGTGCGGGCTGATGACCGCCCATCGCCGCACGACGCGCGGCGAAGTAGCGGCCTTCGGCGCTGTCGGGCTCGGGGCGCAGGTACGGCATCTCGGCCAGTTGCTCGTCGCTCACCGGCAAATCGAAGCGGTCGCGGAAGGCGCGCACCGCGTCGGCACTCATCTTCTTCAACTGGTGATTGACGTTCTGCCCCTCGCCCGCTTCGCCCATGCCGAAGCCCTTCACGGTCTTGGCCAGGATGACGGTCGGACGGCCCTCGGTTTTCATCGCTTGCGCGTAGGCGGCGTGGACTTTCAGCGCGTCGTGACCGCCGCGTGCGAGTTGCCAGATCTCGTCGTCGCTCAGATGCGCGACCATCGCCAGCAACTCGGGCGACGTGCCGAAGAAGTGCTCGCGCACATACGCACCGTTCTGCGACTTGAACGTTTGATAATCGCCATCGACGCACGCCATCATGCGCTCGCGCAGCAAGCCGTGAACGTCGCTTTCCAGCAGCGCGTCCCAGCCGCTGCCCCACACCACTTTGATGACGTTCCAACCCGCCGCCCGGAACGTGCCTTCCAGTTCCTGAATCACCTTGCCGTTGCCGCGCACGGGACCATCGAGCCGCTGCAGATTGCAGTTCACGACGAAGACGAGATTGTCGAGGCGCTCTCGTCCGCCCAGCGAGATCGCGGCGAGCGATTCCGGCTGATCCATCTCGCCGTCACCGAGGAACGCCCAGACTTTGCGCCCCTGATGCTGCTTCAGTCCACGGTATTCGAGATAGCGCATGAAGCGCGCCTGATACGCGGCGGTGATTGGGCCGAGGCCCATCGACACCGTCGGGAACTGCCAGAAGTCGGGCATCAGACGCGGATGCGGGTACGACGAGATACCGCTGCGTCCCGCTTCACGACGATAGTTGTCGAGCTGCGCCTGCGTGATGCGTCCTTCGACATAAGCGCGTGCATAGATGCCCGGCGCGGAATGCCCCTGCACGTAGATCATGTCGCCGTCGAACGTATCGGTGCGGCCACGGAAGAAGTGATCGAAACCGACGTCGTACAGCACGGCCGCGGACTGATACGTCGCGATGTGGCCACCCACGTTCGAATGCTTGCCCGCGCGCAGCACCATCACCATCGCATTCCAGCGGATGAAGGCATTCAGACGGCGCTCGATGGCGAGGTCGCCCGGATAAGCAGGCTGGCGCGACGTGGGAATCGTGTTGACGTAATCGGTCGTCACCCGGGTATGAAAATCGCCGTGCTGCGCAAAGTCCCATGCGGCAAGACGGTCGATCAGAAAGTGGGCGCGCGAGCGGCCTTCAACGGTGGTGACGCCTTCGAGCGCGTCGAGCCATTCGCGCGTTTCCTGGATATCGGTGTCGGCACCCGCCGCCACTGGCAATTGAGTCATGACATGTCTCCTTGAGATCACGAACCACAGTAGGGATCGCGACGGGGGTTCGCGATAGCGATTACGACCGCAACAACGCAGAATGGATTGCATTTGCAATCGTCATGCCGGCCATTCTAGCCATGTACAATTGCATCTGCAACTCACATGTGACATCGACAAGGACATTCATGAGCACGCCTGATCCCGATCTTTGGTTCTCCTTCGTGCGCGCGCACCGCACGATGATTCGCGAGATCGAGCGCCGTCTGGCGCAGGCCGACCTGCCCGCCTACGCCTGGTACGACACGCTGTGGGGGCTGGAAAGCGGCCCGCAAGGCACGCGGCGCATGCACGAACTGGCCGACGTACTGGCCATCGAGCGCTACAACCTCACGCGCCTGATCGACCGTCTGGAGCAGGAAGGGCTCGTGACGCGCATGCGCGATCCGGACGACGGACGCGCGGCCTACGCGACCATCACCGACAAGGGACGCGCGCTTCGCAAGAAGATGTGGAAGGTCTACCAGTCCACCGTGGCGGAGTTGTTCCTCAGCCAGTTTCGCGAGAAGGACGTCGCGCCTGTGGCCGAGGCGCTGGATCGTGCGAGTACGGCCGCGAAAGCGTTTCTGTCGGAGACCAAGGCGCGATAAAGTCAATCGCACCTTCCGGTCGCGGGATCAGACCACGCCGTAACGACGCGTGGCGTCTGCGATGCGGGTGCGCGGCAACGTGCCCTCGTCCACCAGCAGACGCAGCGCGTTGAGTACGATCCATCGCACCCCGGGTGCGTCGCCGGTACTTAAACGCTCGCCGCTTTCGTCCGTCGCGTTTCCGATGTCCGCATCGTCACTGCCCAGCGCGGCAAAACGGGCGGGCATGAACGCGCCGATCTGATTGGCGATGTGGCGGGCGTAGCCGGTGACGGCGAGCACCGGCGCACTGCCGTCGCCAAGGCATTGCACGAGATGCGCCTCATTGGCAATGTGATCCGGGCGCTGCAACGCCATACGCTCCGCCTCACCCGCTTCCCGCGCCAGACGCGTATAGCTCGGGCAACTCCACACCTCGCACGCCACGCCCCAGTCGAGTTGCAGCCAGCGAGCGGCTTCCAGCACGTTCGCCAACGCCCTGCCCGCCCCGCACAGTCGAACGACGTACGGCGGATTCGTGTCGGGTAACGTGCGCAGGCGGTACATCCCTTTGAAAGCATTGCGCGCATCGCTGCGCGTGAGGGCGCGCGATGGCGCGTGGGGCGCTTCATGCGCGCTCAGATAGCAAAAACCGGATTCACCGCGTACGTACAGCGCGTCGAGCGCCGCGCACAGCAAGGCCTTCAACTCCTGCGCCGACGCCGGATCGTACGGTAGCCATTCGGCCTGTGCCGCGAGCCACAACGGCAATTCCGGGCGAACGCGCTGGAACCGGTCCGGCGACCAGATGGTGGCGTCGTTGACGAAAATGCCACGCCGTCCTGCCCTGGCGTCCTGAGCGTCCTGGGCGTCCCTCAGTCCCGCCGCTTCGATGCCGGCGCTCAGCACACCGCGCAACGTCGGTGAATGCAGCAGGTACAGCAGCGGACGTTCGCGCGCCGGGGCGGAGCGGAACCACGTGACGATGGCGCTCGCGAGCGGCACAGGCTTACGACTTCGCTTTCGCTTCGATGCCGGATCCCTCGACGGCGGTGGCGCGAGTTCTGCATCCGAGTCGACGATCCAGACCTTGTCGGACGTCTCGCCCTCCGATAGTGCATGCGTCAGCGTCGCGATCGCACCCGACGGCGACACCGGCGTCTGCCCTGCGCTGCGTACCGCGCGCAACTTGCCGATGCAGGCGAGCGCCGCCTGCCGCGTGACCTCGTCCGGCACGCTTCGTCCCTCCACTGCGGCACGGCCCCGGCTCACCCATTCCCTCATGACATTCCTCACATCTTGTGATTCGTCGTGGAAACACATACGATTGCAATTGCAATCATTGTATTTGCAATCGCAAATCAAGACAACTTCCCGAGGAACGCCATGAACGCCAAGAATCCCAACCACCCGCCGCTCACCTTCTACACCGCCAACACGCCCAACGGCCTGAAGGTCAGTCTGTATCTGCACGAAGCGGGGCTGGAGCATCGACAGGTGAACGTCGATCTCTCTGCGGGCGAACAGAAGCAACCCGCGTTTTTGTCGCTGAATCCGAACGGCAAGATTCCGGTGATCGTCGACCATGAGCGCGATCTCACGGTGTTCGAGTCGGGCGCGATCCTGACCTATCTCGCGACGAAGACCGGCGTGTTGCAACCGACGACGCAGGCGAAGGCGATTGCCGTCAATCAATGGTTGCACTTTCAGATCGGTGGCATCGGCCCGATGCTGGGTCAGCTCTGGTGGTTCCTGCACGGCTCGAAGACACGTAACGCCGAGGCCATCGAGCGCTATCGCAAGGAGTCGCTGCGGCTGATCGGCGTGGTGGACATGAAGCTGGCCAGATCGGCCTATCTCGCGACGGACGAGTATTCGATTGCCGATATCGCGGCCTTCGCGTGGCTGCGTACGCACTACGAACTGGACCTCGACCTGACGCCGTTCCCCGATGTGCGGCAATGGCTGACGGACATCGAGGCGCGTCCTGCCGTGCAAAAGGCGATTGCGGCCAATCGCGGCGCGTCCGAGACAACCGAGGCGCAGGAGGCGTAACACGATGAATGCGATGGCTTGGATCTACCTGCTGCTCGCCGCGGCACTGGAAATCGCGATGGGGCTCGCGCTCAAGCTCAATCAGGGCTGGACGCGCGTGCTCCCGAGTGCGCTCGCCATTGCCGCCGCGCTTGCCAGCATCTACCTGCTGGCGCTGGCATTGCGCGCGCTGCCCGTCGGCACGGCCTATGCTATCTGGACAGGCATCGGGACGGTTGGACTGGTGGCCGTCGGCATCTTCTGGTTCGGGGAGTCGCTGACGTGGAGCCGCGTCGGCTTTCTCACGCTGGCAATCGTGGGCATAGCAGGACTGCGGTTCACAGGGGGGGATGCCGCGTGATGTAGTCCTGATGTGGGCCTGATGGACTGCCTTACGCGCGTCAATGCCACCCTCTATACTGCCCGCTATAACGGACACCTGAAGTGATGGGGCGATGACATGAATCACGATGTGAGCAGCGTCGAACAACTCGAAGCGATCTACGGCGAGCCGGGCGAACGCGCGATCTGGAAGGAACTGACGTACCTCAACGAGGACTATCAGGCGTTCGTGAAAGCCTGCCCGTTCGTGGTGCTGGCGTCCGTCGGCGAGGAAGGCACGGACTGTTCGCCCAAGGGCGACCCGGCCGGTTTTGTCCAGATTCTCGACGAACGGACGCTCGCCGTGCCGGACCGTCCCGGCAACAATCGCATCGACAATCTGCGCAACATCATTGCCGATCCGCGCGTGTCGCTGCTGTTCCTCATCCCTGGCATCGGCGAGACGTTGCGCGTGAACGGCCGTGCGCGCATTTCGGTCGACCCCGACCTGCTCGCGCGCTTCGATGTGAACGGCAAGCTACCCAAAACGGTGATCGTCGTATCGATCGATCGCGTGTATTTCCATTGCGCGAAAGCCATCGTTCGCTCACATCTCTGGGATCAGGCGACGCAGATCGCCCGCGAGTGCCTGCCGAGCACCGGCGCGATGCATCGTCGTCTGAGCGGCGGTCATTTCGACGCGGAAACTTACGACCGCGATCTTCAGAAGAACACGGTCGCCGGTCTGTATTGACGGATGGAACGCATCGGGCCGCGTAAGCGCTTCGCCACCGATGCGCCTCGCTGCCCGTATCGTTAGGTGACCTTAGGTCGTCGCTACACTGCGTCCTCAACCTTCCACCTTCCGCATCCCGAATTCCCGAACTTTCACTTCATTTCATCAGTTCGTCATGACTCCGCCCAATACTCCGGGACTTCGACCAAGTTCCAAAGAGGACATCGGAGTCTATGAAACCCATCGCCATTCTGGCAGGCGTCGTCGCGCTTTTCGCCGAGCAGCACGCCCTCGCCGCTAATTTCCAGATCATCAACGGGCAGACGATCACCGCAGGCCAGACGCTATCGAGCGGCCAGACCGGCACGATCAACGGCGGCGGCACGTTGCAGGTCAGCGGCAGCACCGTGGGCATTACGGCCACCGGCAACGCCACCATCGTCAATAACGGCACGATCAATATGACGGGCACCGGCCGGGCCATTCGCGACAACACGGGTGTGTCGCTTACGGTCACGAACGGTGTCGGCGCGAGCATGACCACGTTCGACGCCGACGTGATTCAGATGAACAAGGCGAACGGCAGCATCGTCTTCAACAACTACGGCACGCTGACGTCGACCAACAACTCCTCCTCCGGCAATCAGGCCATCGACTTCAACGCCATCACGACCGGCACCAACGTCCTCAACAACTTTGCGGGTGGTGTCATTCAGGCGAACGAAGCCGATGCCGTGCGCCCCGGCGTGAATGGCGTGGTCAACAACGCGGGCATCATTCGTTCGACCGTGAACCCCGGCAGCACGAGCAGCAGCGACGGCGTGGACGCCCAGGCCAACAGCGGCATCACCGTCAACAACACGGGGACCGGCCTGATTCAGGGGGCGCGCCACGGCATTACGGGCGGTGTCGATGCGACGACCGACGGCACGTTCACGCTGCGTGTCAACAACGGCGCCGGCGCCACGATTCAGGGCATGAACGGCTCCGGCATCAATATCGACGGTTTCAACGCGAAGGAAGTCGTCACCATCGTCAACGCGGGCACGATCATCGGCAATGGTGTGACGGGCGATGGCGACGGCGTGGATGTCGACGGCATCGTCAACATCACCAACTCGGGCACGATTCGCGGCGCGCGCGCCAACAACGACGTCAGCGAAGGCGTCACCGTGGGGGGCGGCACCATCGTCAACAGCGGCACCATCGTCGGCGAGAACACGCCGGGCGGCATCGGTCGCGGCATTACGCTCGCGGGTGTCGACAAGGATCCCGTCACCAAAGCCCCCATCGCGCCGCAGGGCATCTACACGAACACGACCATCGTCAACAGCGGTCTCATTCGTGGCCAGAGCGACTCGGCGATTGCCGTGACGGGCGGCCGCAACGCCTTCACCGTGACCGTCATCAACCAGGCCAGCGGCGTGCTCGAAGGCGGCGGCGCAACGGCGGCGGTTGTTAATACCGGCGCCAACGATGCAACGGTGATCAACTACGGCACGATCACGGCCGACCAGAGCGGTCGCGCGGTGGATCTCGGCAGCGGCAACAGCAATCTCCAGATTCTGGGCGGCGCAGCGGTCGTGAATGGCGACGTGTCCGGTGGCACCGGCACCAGCACGCTGACCATCACGCCGGGCGCGGGCAACGCGTTCAACTACAACGGTGCGATTTCCAACTTCTCGGCAGTCTCACTCGGCGCAGGCACGATCACGCTCAACGGTGCGAGCGCTTACGCGGGCGCAACGTCGATTGCCAGCGGTGCAACGGTCCTCGTCGGCGACGCCGCGCATCGCAACGCAACGCTGGGCAGCGGCATGACGTCCGTCGCCTCCGGTGCGACGCTCGGCGGTTACGGCGGCGTACTCGG
This window of the Pandoraea sputorum genome carries:
- a CDS encoding transketolase-like TK C-terminal-containing protein; amino-acid sequence: MREWVSRGRAAVEGRSVPDEVTRQAALACIGKLRAVRSAGQTPVSPSGAIATLTHALSEGETSDKVWIVDSDAELAPPPSRDPASKRKRSRKPVPLASAIVTWFRSAPARERPLLYLLHSPTLRGVLSAGIEAAGLRDAQDAQDARAGRRGIFVNDATIWSPDRFQRVRPELPLWLAAQAEWLPYDPASAQELKALLCAALDALYVRGESGFCYLSAHEAPHAPSRALTRSDARNAFKGMYRLRTLPDTNPPYVVRLCGAGRALANVLEAARWLQLDWGVACEVWSCPSYTRLAREAGEAERMALQRPDHIANEAHLVQCLGDGSAPVLAVTGYARHIANQIGAFMPARFAALGSDDADIGNATDESGERLSTGDAPGVRWIVLNALRLLVDEGTLPRTRIADATRRYGVV
- a CDS encoding glutathione S-transferase family protein, whose amino-acid sequence is MNAKNPNHPPLTFYTANTPNGLKVSLYLHEAGLEHRQVNVDLSAGEQKQPAFLSLNPNGKIPVIVDHERDLTVFESGAILTYLATKTGVLQPTTQAKAIAVNQWLHFQIGGIGPMLGQLWWFLHGSKTRNAEAIERYRKESLRLIGVVDMKLARSAYLATDEYSIADIAAFAWLRTHYELDLDLTPFPDVRQWLTDIEARPAVQKAIAANRGASETTEAQEA
- a CDS encoding DMT family transporter, with amino-acid sequence MAWIYLLLAAALEIAMGLALKLNQGWTRVLPSALAIAAALASIYLLALALRALPVGTAYAIWTGIGTVGLVAVGIFWFGESLTWSRVGFLTLAIVGIAGLRFTGGDAA
- a CDS encoding pyridoxamine 5'-phosphate oxidase family protein, whose protein sequence is MNHDVSSVEQLEAIYGEPGERAIWKELTYLNEDYQAFVKACPFVVLASVGEEGTDCSPKGDPAGFVQILDERTLAVPDRPGNNRIDNLRNIIADPRVSLLFLIPGIGETLRVNGRARISVDPDLLARFDVNGKLPKTVIVVSIDRVYFHCAKAIVRSHLWDQATQIARECLPSTGAMHRRLSGGHFDAETYDRDLQKNTVAGLY
- a CDS encoding autotransporter family protein, yielding MKPIAILAGVVALFAEQHALAANFQIINGQTITAGQTLSSGQTGTINGGGTLQVSGSTVGITATGNATIVNNGTINMTGTGRAIRDNTGVSLTVTNGVGASMTTFDADVIQMNKANGSIVFNNYGTLTSTNNSSSGNQAIDFNAITTGTNVLNNFAGGVIQANEADAVRPGVNGVVNNAGIIRSTVNPGSTSSSDGVDAQANSGITVNNTGTGLIQGARHGITGGVDATTDGTFTLRVNNGAGATIQGMNGSGINIDGFNAKEVVTIVNAGTIIGNGVTGDGDGVDVDGIVNITNSGTIRGARANNDVSEGVTVGGGTIVNSGTIVGENTPGGIGRGITLAGVDKDPVTKAPIAPQGIYTNTTIVNSGLIRGQSDSAIAVTGGRNAFTVTVINQASGVLEGGGATAAVVNTGANDATVINYGTITADQSGRAVDLGSGNSNLQILGGAAVVNGDVSGGTGTSTLTITPGAGNAFNYNGAISNFSAVSLGAGTITLNGASAYAGATSIASGATVLVGDAAHRNATLGSGMTSVASGATLGGYGGVLGSVTNAGTIAVGSASLGATPGVLGTFTIAGDYVGNNGTALFGATVSPDGSAASDKLVINGNASGTTLLKLTITGTGVPTSGAGIQLVQVNGTASDGAFKLAAPIQAGAYQYLLRKVGPVGGDPSWYLSTSYASGQTAYRAAAVGYAMTPQLNADFGYTMLGRLQERMGSVRGVSVPGEDASNGVWGRLYGKTMDATLSGRFGADERMFAAQFGRDWRLNTDASGMGGSALVGLTATFGAASASFSDSARTQDPTLSTATGTVSMQAQSVGAYWTRILPQGAFIDVTTQFSHYRNKYSDVAGVGATQNGFGAALSGEVGHRFSILGSGFTVEPQVQLAYQYLHLNGFSDSVSSVSGNTTNALRGRVGVKLYTPELGNAVGVGSASPYLSVDVVHDFLSPGATHVGGATFDSSLAKTWYELGAGVEATLGRMSSLYAGVKYARNMGGDYRRNVYGQVGYRYRW